The Cytophagales bacterium DNA window GATTTTATTTGTTTCATCTTAAAGTTTAGGAATAATATAGGTTAAATGTTATCCTTTTTATGAAACGCTATACTAATATCCCATCCCCTATTCCTTTATTTCCCTCTATTTCCAATATCCACAACCATCTTCTCAACTTGAAAGTTGAGCTACATCTAAGTGCCCTGCCATTTGCTGCTGCAATTGATGTGCTGCCTGCCCCGCAGATTTTGCGAAATCTTTATCACCTGATGCATAAATAATACTTCTTGAAGCATTAACTAATAAACCACACTGTTTATTCATGGCAAGTTTTGATATTTTCTCAAACTTGTCGCGATTCTGCTGTGAGTCACCACCCTGTGCACCTATACCGGGAATAAGCAGGAAATGATCAGGAGCAATCTCTCTTATTTTTGGCAACATATCCGTTTGCGTTGCACCCACAACATACATTATTTGAGAAGCGCTTCCCCATTTCTGACTTGTTTCAATCACATTTTCAAACAAATACTTCTCCTTTCCGTCTCTAACTATTTTTAACATTTGAAAATCATTACTGCCGGGATTTGAAGTAAGCGCCAGCAAAATAACCCATTTATTGTCATATTCCAGGAATGGCTTTACCGAATCTTCACCCATATAGGGCGCTACGGTCACAGCATCAAAATTCATTCCCGAGTACCCGGGATCAAAGAAAGCTCTGGCATATAGTTTGGAAGAATTGCCGATATCACCTCTTTTAGCATCAGCAATTGTAAAAAAATCTTTGGGAATATATTCCAATGTCTTCTGTAAAATTTCCCAACCTTTACTGCCTGCAGATTCATAAAAAGCAGTATTGAGCTTATATGCCACACAGTATTTAGAAGTTGCATCAATGATCTGTTTGTTGAATTCAAATACCGGGTCGGTAGTACTTAGAAGGTGAGACGGGATTTTGTTAATATCTGTGTCAAGTCCGATACAGAGGTATGATCGTTTTTTTTTGATTTGGGAAAAGAGCTGGGTTTGGGTCATTTTAAAATAAGGGCATCTCTAAAAACTACATATTTTTTAAAACACACCCCTTGCCCCTCTTGATAGAGGGGAATGTATGGTGTAGTTTTTAGAGATGCCCATAACCTTTACTTAATTTTCCTTTTGTGGTTCTTCAATCATCA harbors:
- the pyrF gene encoding orotidine-5'-phosphate decarboxylase, which translates into the protein MTQTQLFSQIKKKRSYLCIGLDTDINKIPSHLLSTTDPVFEFNKQIIDATSKYCVAYKLNTAFYESAGSKGWEILQKTLEYIPKDFFTIADAKRGDIGNSSKLYARAFFDPGYSGMNFDAVTVAPYMGEDSVKPFLEYDNKWVILLALTSNPGSNDFQMLKIVRDGKEKYLFENVIETSQKWGSASQIMYVVGATQTDMLPKIREIAPDHFLLIPGIGAQGGDSQQNRDKFEKISKLAMNKQCGLLVNASRSIIYASGDKDFAKSAGQAAHQLQQQMAGHLDVAQLSS